TAACCAAACTATTTAATTTTTGTAAGGTAGTATCTTTTTTATTACTTAAAATAAAATGAATTTGATCATTTGTTAAGAATTCATGAATTCCATCTGAGGTTAATAAAATCTTAGTTATGGGATTTTCAAAATTATTTTCGAGAACAATAAAATCAATTTTAGTTTCTAGGTTTGCGCCAATCGCACTTGTTAAATAACGATAAACACGATAATTTTTTTCAATATTTTTTTGTTCAATTCCTTCATCTATTCAACGATTTAGAAGATTATGATCTCTAGTAATTTGTAATAATTCACCATTTTTTTTATAAATATAACAACGTGAATCGCCGCTATAAAAGACTATTAATTTTTTTTCTAATTCATTGTACATAAATGAGACCAATGTGGTACCCATATCTTTTTTTTCAGGCGAATTAATAGCGATTTTTTTCATTTCATTTTTAATATTCATAATTGAGTTAAAAATGAATGATTTTAAGTCTTCAATGTTAGTGTATGTAAAAAAATTCATAAAGTCCATACTTAAAATTTCCAATGCAATATTAGCAGCATGATCTCCATTTTTATGGCCACCCATCCCATCACATAAAATGCCTAAGTAAATGTTATTTTTAATAAAATAACCAACTCTGTCTTCATTGTTGGTTCTTTGATTTCCTTTTTCACTGATTTTATCAATCTTAATCAAGTCCCAACTCCTTATGTAAAATATTTCTAATTTCTTGTGCTGCTCTTTCAGGGACATCGTTAATGATTTTGTATTTAAAAATATATGAATCAGCAATTTCAATTTCAGCTTTTCTTAATCTATCTTTTAGTGTTTGATTATTTTCGGTCCCTCTTGTTAAGATTCTATTTCTAAGATCATCAATTGAAGGTGGAGCTAAAAAAATTGTAATGAGATTATATTTATTTTTTAATTTTTCATCTTGAAATTTTTTAAGAACTTTTTTAACACCATTTGTTTCAATTTCTAATAATGGAACAAGGTTTTTTTGATGGATTTTATCTAATTCAGAATATAAAGTTCCATAATAATTATTTAAGTGATAAGAAAATTCTAAAAACATACGATTCTTCATCTTGTCTCTAAATTTTTCAGTGTCAATAAAATAATAATGAATTCCATTTAATTCACCATTTCTTGGTTTTCTAGTTGTAGCAGAGCATGAGAAAGAGAGTTGAAGTTCCTCATATTCAAAAAGCAACCTTTCGATTGTTCCCTTGCCAACACCACTAGGACCTGATAGAATAATTATAGGCTCTTTTTGAGAATTCATATTATTTTTCATAATGTAATTTTACCATTTTTTATATCTTTTTTAATATTGAATAATATTTAAAATTTCAACTTAAAAGTACTTGAAAATTAAGCATTAAACTTTGATAATTATTTCAAAAATTTTTTTGTATAAATTTGCTAAATGATAAAATAATGATATATATTTATGTCTAAATATTAAAGGAATTTATGTTTTTTAAATTTTACAAACAAATTGGTGATTTTTCTAATAAAACGATTAGAAATTTAGCTAAGGATTTAAATGTTTTAAAAATAGGTCACACTGGCATTTTAGACCCACTTGCAGAAGGTTTAATAATTTTTGCGACTGATGATGATACTAAATTATTTGAATATTTAAAAAATACAAAAAAAACCTATATTGCAACCGCTAGATTATTTTTACAAAGCGATACGCTTGATGTAACCGGTAATGTCGAAGAGTTAAAGAAGAAAAACATTACAAGATTAGAATTAATTAATGCAATTAATCAGATTTCTAAAACAAAATCTCAAGTTCCACCCATATATAGTGCTAAAAAAATAAATGGTAAAAAAGCTTATGAGTATGCTAGAGAAAATAAAATT
This DNA window, taken from Mycoplasmopsis cynos, encodes the following:
- a CDS encoding PP2C family protein-serine/threonine phosphatase produces the protein MIKIDKISEKGNQRTNNEDRVGYFIKNNIYLGILCDGMGGHKNGDHAANIALEILSMDFMNFFTYTNIEDLKSFIFNSIMNIKNEMKKIAINSPEKKDMGTTLVSFMYNELEKKLIVFYSGDSRCYIYKKNGELLQITRDHNLLNRWIDEGIEQKNIEKNYRVYRYLTSAIGANLETKIDFIVLENNFENPITKILLTSDGIHEFLTNDQIHFILSNKKDTTLQKLNSLVTLSLISESNDNMSAILMEIKNDK
- the gmk gene encoding guanylate kinase — translated: MKNNMNSQKEPIIILSGPSGVGKGTIERLLFEYEELQLSFSCSATTRKPRNGELNGIHYYFIDTEKFRDKMKNRMFLEFSYHLNNYYGTLYSELDKIHQKNLVPLLEIETNGVKKVLKKFQDEKLKNKYNLITIFLAPPSIDDLRNRILTRGTENNQTLKDRLRKAEIEIADSYIFKYKIINDVPERAAQEIRNILHKELGLD